From the Myripristis murdjan chromosome 14, fMyrMur1.1, whole genome shotgun sequence genome, one window contains:
- the cnot8 gene encoding CCR4-NOT transcription complex subunit 8, producing MPGALADSSQIICEVWASNVEEEMRKIRQIIQSYNYIAMDTEFPGVVVRPIGEFRSTVDYQYQLLRCNVDLLKIIQLGLTFMNEDGDYPPGTTTWQFNFKFNLTEDMYSQDSIDLLQNSGLQFKKHEEEGIDTLYFAELLMTSGLVLCENVKWLSFHSGYDFGYLVKLLTDARLPEEEHDFFQILNLFFPAIYDVKYLMKSCKNLKGGLQEVADQLELKRIGRQHQAGSDSLLTGMAFFRMKELFFEDNIDDAKYCGRLYGLGSGSSQPQNGISSSAQEETNNKH from the exons ATGCCAGGCGCACTTGCAGATTCCAGTCAGATAATCTGTGAAGTATGGGCGAGCAACGTagaggaggaaatgaggaaGATCCGGCAGATTATCCAAAGCTACAATTACATTGCCATG GACACAGAGTTCCCTGGAGTTGTGGTCCGACCTATAGGCGAGTTTCGCAGCACAGTAGACTACCAGTACCAGCTGCTGAGGTGTAACGTGGACCTGCTCAAAATCATCCAGCTGGGTTTGACGTTCATGAATGAGGACGGAGACTATCCGCCCGGCACGACGACGTGGCAGTTCAACTTCAAGTTCAACCTCAC AGAGGACATGTACTCCCAGGACTCCATAGACCTCCTGCAGAACTCGGGCCTCCAGTTCAAAAAGCATGAAGAAGAGGGGATCGACACGTTGTACTTTGCAGAGCTGCTCATGACCTCCGGCCTGGTGCTTTGTGAAAATGTCAAGTGGCTCTCTTTCCACAG CGGCTACGACTTTGGCTACTTGGTCAAGCTCCTAACAGACGCTCGGCTCCCCGAGGAGGAACATGACTTCTTTCAGATCCTCAACTTGTTCTTCCCTGCAATCTACGATGTCAAGTATTTAATGAAGAGCTGCAAGAACTTGAAG ggaggtTTACAGGAAGTGGCGGACCAGCTGGAGCTGAAGAGGATCGGCAGGCAGCATCAGGCTGGATCAGACTCGCTGCTCACTGGCATGGCTTTCTTCAGGATGAAAGAG cttttttttgaagacaacaTTGACGACGCAAAGTATTGTGGGCGATTGTACGGCCTGGGCTCGGGCTCCAGCCAGCCGCAGAACGGCATCTCCAGCTCTGCCCAGGAAGAAACCAACAACAAGCACTGA